Genomic DNA from Thiosocius teredinicola:
TGGGAGACAGCGAGACGGCGCAGCGGGTCGGGCAGTGCGCCGGCGGTGGACCTGCATTGGGCCTTGCGCCGGGCCGTGCTGATGAGCTGTGCGCCTCAAGGCGCTATCAGCGAGTGTCACATGAGCGGTTCCGCCAAGAGTTCGGTCGGGCAGCGGCCAGGGAACTCGTTGGTAGAGGCTTTGCCGCCGGTAAGAGTGACCACAACCCGCAGTTCTATCGACACCGATCCGACGTCAACATCTATGACGTGATTCATTTCGAATTGATTGGTCTGGGAACCCGGACGTTCGTCAACCTCGGCAGTTGGGTGCCGGAGTTCGAGATGGCGCATCGTGTGGATGAACTGCCGGAAGATCTGATGATGATCAACCCGCAGATTGCCGGACCCGACGACGTCGTCGGCTACCCAAAGATCAATCGACTATGTTCGGTGCCCCTGGCGGAGGATTGGCTCACCGAGGTGCTGCGGCGCATCGACCATGCGGCGATGCCCTGGTTCGATTCGATAGGTTCAAGACAAGACATCGTAACCAGTGCATCGCCGGACTTCGCCGCGCGCTTGGACGATCCCATCATCGGATCGACAACGCTGCGCGATATGGTGATGGGAAAACTCGATGGCGGATGATCACCTGCGAAGAGGGTAGAACCGACCAGTTGGCTTGTTCTTGCCGTGCAACCAGCGGGATGCGCTAGTTGACCATCTTCACTATGAGCTGCGAGTGGGCGGCCCGACCATGATCGTCGACCACGCGCACATCGAAACTTCCGACATCGGGTTGCCAGAAAAACACCTCGCCGATGTCGCTCTGGCCGACGAAGCGGTCGTTGACGAACCAGTAGAGGGTATCGGAGTCGGTATCGGCGATCGCGCTGAAAGGGATGCGTTCCTCGTTACGCTGCGCCGATCTCAAGGTATACGTGATGTTCGCATCTGGTGCGCGGATCTGCGGTGCCGCGCCGCTGCTGCTGGCGAGGTTGAGTGGACAGTCCGCTTCGAACGGCGGCGGCAGGCGACGGGATATGCCGGCGCTGCGAAACAGGGCCAACAGATCGCTGGGCCAGAACTCGTAGGTCTGCAATTCGGTACGCGGTGGTTCGTGGAAGCAGGCGCGTTTGCCGCTGGCCATGTCAACCGGTATGGCACGGTAGATGTCGCTGATCTTTAACGGCGACACGCCCGGTATGAACCATGAAGTTGTGGTGTGCGGGCAATGCTCATTCGGCAGGTCGCCGGTCGGCGCACACACGTCGACCTTGGCCAGGTTCAAGCCCGGGCCCGGCATCGGTACCTCGAACGGGCCGCGCTCGCGCTCGATTGCTCGCGCGATGTCGAAAAACAGCGGCCCCGCCGCACGACGGCCGACGAAGGCGGGATTGCCGCGACCGTCAAAGCGCCCGACCCACACGGCCATGACATAGTCACCGAACACGCCCATCGTCCACGCATCGCGAAAGCCATATGAGGTGCCGGTCTTCCACGCGACCGGCAATACCTCGCGTAGTTGTCCGGGCAGTGTCTGCTCGTCCGGTGCATCTGCCTGGTACAGCATATCCAGAGTAAGAAAGCCTGCCTCGCTGCTGATCAGCCGAATGCCATCGTCGGTCGAGGCCGCACCGGGCAGGTAGCGTGGTGTCTTCAGCACACCGTCGTTGACCAATGCCGCATACAGCCGCGTCAGTTCTTCCATGCTGACCTCGAGTGCGCCGAGAGCGATGGCCAGACCATAGTGCTTGCGCGGCTGCATCTGCTTGACACCTGCCGACTTCAGCAGCCCATACAGGTCCGGGTTGTTCAGCTCGCCGGCCAACTGCACTGCCGGAACGTTGCGGCTCAACGCCAGTGCCGTCTTGGCCGACAATGGACCGAGGAAATCCTTGTCGAAGTTCTCCGGCGTGTATCCGCCGAAGCGACGCGGTGCATCTTTGAGCAAGCTCATCGGATGGATCAATCCCTGGTCCATCGCCAAGGCATAGACGAACGGTTTGAGTGCGGAGCCGGGCGAGCGGCGTGCGCGCACGCCGTCGACCTGGCCCTCGATCTCGTCATTGAAGAAATCGGCCGAGCCGACATAGGCCTCGACATCCATGGTTTTGGTATTGACCAACAGTGCCACGGCGTTGTCGACACCTACCGGCGCACGTCGTTCGACGTAGTGCGAGATGTGTTGTTCGAGCAGCCGCTGCAACCGGGCGTCGATTGTCGTCTGCACCGTTCCAGATTGACCGTTCGGCAGTTCGCGTTCGAGGCGTTCCGTCAGGTGTGGCGCGAGAAAGGGCAGTGCTTCGGGCGGACGGAATGCGAGCGCGAGATCGAACTGCGAGGCACGCGCCCGGTCTTGCGGGTGGCTGGTGATCCAGGTGTCGAACAGGCGTGAGCGGGCTGCTGCCAAGCGGGCTCTGCCTTCCGCTGTATCCGGGTTGCGTGCAGCCGGGTTCTGCGGGATCACGGCCAGGCTCAACGCCTCGGGCAGCGACAATTCGCTGGCCGGCTTGCCGAAGTAGATCAGGCTTGCCGTGCCGACGCCTTCGATGTTGCGACCATAGGGCACGCGCGACAGGTAGGCTTCGAGCAGTTCCTGCTTGTTGTAGTGTCGTTCGAGTTGTACGGCGCGCGCGATCTGCACCAGCTTGCCCGGCACGTGGCGGGTGTCGAGATCGAAGCGGATGCGCGCCAGTTGCATGCTGATTGTCGAAGCGCCCACCCGGCGATCGCCTTCGACAAAGGTCGTCCATGCCGCGCGCAGCAGGGCGATTGGATTGACGCCCGGGTGATCGAAGTAGTAACGGTCTTCATACAGCAGCGTCGCGTCGATCATCGCAGGTGCGACTTCCGCCAGAGGTGTGCGCAGGCGGTAGCGGTCATCCGCCGCCAGCGACAGGCGCATCAGCTCGTTGTTGCGATCGGTGTAGGCGCGCGACCAGGGTACGTCGCCGTGCAGATCGGGCTTCGGACAGACGGCATAGGCGAGCAGCGCGATGGCGCACAGGCCGCCACCGGCAAGCAGCAGCCGGCGCGACCATCGGCCGAACCGCCAGCCCGTCATTGTGCTGCCTTGACCTCGAAGCGCCCCGACAGGCCTTGGGCGACGGCGGTGCGATCGTACATGGCCTCGGCAAACGGTGGCGGTACCACGAAGTTGCCGCGCGCCGTGAGCTTGACCTTGTAGCTGAGCTCGGTCACCTGGTTGCCGAAGGTGCCGTAGAACACCACGCGGTCTTCGCGCACATCGGTGTAGTCGGCCAGCCAGTTGGCCGACTTGCGACGCACGCTGTCGCGCTGCACCTCGAAGCCGCCGGGCAGCAGATCGACGACAGCGACATTGCTCAAGGTGCCCTGCAAGGCGCGTATGCGCAGACGTACAGTCAATTCATCACCCTGTTTGGCGGATGAAACCGGCTTGCCCTGTGCATCGAGATACTGTCGGGAGACTTCGAGCTTCTCGCTGATCGCCGTCTCCGGCATCGACTGGTTGTAGCCGGACTGGCTGGCCAGATAGAACAGTTTCTCCGGTCCGTCGATCATGATCTGTTGTGCGTCGATCGGCGCCGTTGCCTGAGGGTACGGTTGATCGGCGATATCGAGCACCTGTTCACCGCCCTCGGCAGTGGGCACAGCGAACCTGACCGACTCGGCGGCCGCGGTATCGCCCGCACGATCCGAATAGGCATCGAGTGCCAGAATCGCCGCGGCCGAAGACACCGTGTTGTAGCGGCCCTGGAATATCGGGTCTACCAGCGACAGCAGCTGTTTGCCCTCGAGACTGTCGAAGCGGGCAGGGAAGTGCCGTGCCATCAGGTAGACATACTGCGCATCGTGGGCCAGTCGCGAATCGTAATCGCTGCGATCGGTGGCCTGTTTGCCGGTGAGACCGTCGACGAACTGACCGATCTTATAGTCGTTCATCAGCTTGTCCGCGTCGGCTTCTTTCTTCAGCAGCTGGTAGGTCGCCGCCATGTAGATCGCGGTGATGTCGGTGGCCCACTCGCCGGCGAACTTCTTGTTCAGCGTCTCGTGCAGATTCACCAGCATATTGGTCGTGACGATCCCGTTGCGCGTCAACACGTACTGGGCGCGGGCGATCAGCCGGGCATCGTTGAGTGTGAGCGGCTTGTCGCCGGCATAGCCACGCAGGTAACTGGTAAGACGTTCGAGCATGTCGCGCGGCACACCAACGCCGCGTTCGGCCGCATCGGTCAGGAACTGTGCAACATAGATGCTGGGGAACGTCGCCGTGCGGCTGTCGCCAGGCCACAGACCGAAACCACCGTCGGCCGACTGGCGCGAGCGCAGACTGCTGATCAATGCCTGCAGTCGTTGGTGTTTCGACGCAATATCGCCCTGGTAGTCTGCCGAGTCGAGATAGGCAAGCAGCGGGTAGGTCTGGCTGACAATCTGCTCGGTGCAGTTGTGCGGGTAGTGCTGCAGATAAGTGATCAGCCCGTCGGCCAATGCAATCGGCTGCGCCGAACCGGTCGCACGATTCTCACCGAGATTCTTATACAGTGTGCGCGGTAGCTTCACGGTGACCTTGCCGTTCTCGGCGAAGCCGGCATCCAGGCTCGTGCGATAGGGCACTGCTGGGCGTACCGACAGCGTGGTGGTGATGCGTGCGTCGGCTTCGGCGTGACTGGCGCGGAAACGGAGTTCGGTATCGCCGAGCGCCGCAAGCGCCTTTACGCGGTACTCCACGCGCGACTCCTTGCCCTCGCCAAGCGGTATCTCTTGTTTGGCGTCACCCAGGATCTGCAGACGGTCGCCGCCGACCGCTTCGATCATGACCTTGGCATCGGGACCGGACCCTTCGAGCGCGTTGCTGACGCCGACCGTTACGTCGAACTCGTCGCCGGGTGCAACGGCCAGCGGCACATTGGGTTGAAGCACGAACGGACCACGCACATGGGTGCTGTCCGATTGCATGCCCATGCCCTGATCGCTGACGGCGACGGCGATCAGGCGCAGTTCGCCGTTGAAACGGTCCGGTATGGTGAACGACTGTTCGCGGCGTTCGGCATCGGCCTCGATGATCCCCGACCAGAAAGCAATCGGGGCGTCGGCCTTGCGTGCGAACGGGTTCAGGTTGGCGCCCAGGGCGCGTTTGCGTTTGGCTTCGTCACCACCGGTGGCGGATAGCGATTTCAGCAGCGCGAACTCGGGCAGGATCAGGTCGACGATCTGCGCAGTTCTGACCTCGAGCGCACGTTTCTGCAGGAAGTGATCGAGCGGTTCGGGGTTCTTGTAATCCGCAACCTGCAGGATACCTTCGTCGACCGCGAAGACCACCATGCGCGACGGTTTGGACGACGAGAAACCGATCGTCAGTGTCTCGCCGGGTTTTACCCGCTCGGGGGCATCGAGCGTCAGCTCGAGCTGGCGTTTTGCGCGGTCGATACTGAACGGCGCGACGCCATAGCTGAGCGGGCTGGTGAAAATCTCCTTGGAATCG
This window encodes:
- the pbpC gene encoding penicillin-binding protein 1C, with translation MTGWRFGRWSRRLLLAGGGLCAIALLAYAVCPKPDLHGDVPWSRAYTDRNNELMRLSLAADDRYRLRTPLAEVAPAMIDATLLYEDRYYFDHPGVNPIALLRAAWTTFVEGDRRVGASTISMQLARIRFDLDTRHVPGKLVQIARAVQLERHYNKQELLEAYLSRVPYGRNIEGVGTASLIYFGKPASELSLPEALSLAVIPQNPAARNPDTAEGRARLAAARSRLFDTWITSHPQDRARASQFDLALAFRPPEALPFLAPHLTERLERELPNGQSGTVQTTIDARLQRLLEQHISHYVERRAPVGVDNAVALLVNTKTMDVEAYVGSADFFNDEIEGQVDGVRARRSPGSALKPFVYALAMDQGLIHPMSLLKDAPRRFGGYTPENFDKDFLGPLSAKTALALSRNVPAVQLAGELNNPDLYGLLKSAGVKQMQPRKHYGLAIALGALEVSMEELTRLYAALVNDGVLKTPRYLPGAASTDDGIRLISSEAGFLTLDMLYQADAPDEQTLPGQLREVLPVAWKTGTSYGFRDAWTMGVFGDYVMAVWVGRFDGRGNPAFVGRRAAGPLFFDIARAIERERGPFEVPMPGPGLNLAKVDVCAPTGDLPNEHCPHTTTSWFIPGVSPLKISDIYRAIPVDMASGKRACFHEPPRTELQTYEFWPSDLLALFRSAGISRRLPPPFEADCPLNLASSSGAAPQIRAPDANITYTLRSAQRNEERIPFSAIADTDSDTLYWFVNDRFVGQSDIGEVFFWQPDVGSFDVRVVDDHGRAAHSQLIVKMVN